A genome region from Christensenella minuta includes the following:
- the rapZ gene encoding RNase adapter RapZ, translating into MKFTIVTGLSGAGRSSALRRLEDLGYYCVDNLMPELIPQFARLCMESTHIRDKVAVTVDTRMGDFFDSIYATIDELKTMDLDLDILFLDASDAVLVKRFKEVRRSHPVSGSGEILSGIHMERRKLQQLKDMANHVVDTSSYNVMKLKKMIDTMYSGDHDTRLLISIISFGYKRGIPLDADMVFDMRFIENPFYVEGMRRHSGLDKDVRDFVLSFGQTQFFLAELVKMVETLAPSFVSEDKNQLVIGIGCTGGMHRSVAVAEELHRLLSEKGMRVTLEHRDLTLEKNC; encoded by the coding sequence ATGAAGTTTACAATCGTAACAGGCTTATCCGGCGCCGGCAGGTCTTCGGCGCTCCGGCGGCTCGAGGACCTCGGGTATTATTGTGTGGATAATTTAATGCCCGAGCTGATTCCCCAGTTTGCGCGGCTGTGCATGGAAAGCACGCATATCCGGGACAAGGTTGCCGTCACAGTCGATACGCGCATGGGCGATTTTTTCGATTCAATTTATGCGACCATCGACGAATTGAAGACTATGGACCTCGATCTCGATATCCTGTTCCTTGACGCTTCGGACGCGGTTCTTGTAAAGCGCTTCAAGGAAGTACGCAGAAGCCACCCGGTTTCGGGAAGCGGCGAGATTTTGTCCGGTATTCACATGGAGCGGCGCAAGCTCCAGCAGCTTAAAGACATGGCGAACCATGTGGTGGACACCTCTTCCTATAACGTCATGAAGCTGAAAAAAATGATCGATACCATGTATTCGGGCGACCACGATACCCGTCTGCTGATTTCCATCATTTCGTTCGGTTATAAACGCGGGATTCCGCTGGATGCGGATATGGTGTTCGACATGCGTTTTATTGAAAATCCTTTTTATGTGGAAGGTATGCGCAGGCATTCCGGCCTTGACAAAGATGTGCGCGATTTTGTACTTTCCTTCGGCCAGACGCAGTTTTTCCTCGCGGAGCTGGTGAAGATGGTTGAAACGCTTGCGCCGAGCTTTGTGAGCGAGGACAAAAACCAGCTCGTTATCGGCATCGGCTGTACGGGCGGCATGCACCGCAGTGTCGCGGTCGCGGAAGAGCTGCATCGGCTTCTTTCCGAAAAGGGTATGCGGGTAACGCTCGAGCACCGCGACCTTACCCTGGAAAAAAACTGCTGA